GCCCCGGGCGTAGTGAAACGAGGGTTCGTCCCACAAGAAACCGCGGACTTCGAGCAGCCAGGCAAGGGTGCGCATGCTGGAACTGAACCACTCAAGAAAGCGCGGGTGGTTGGGGCATGCGCGCGGCACCCTTCGACCGCGAGTGTCAACCTGGCAGGTGTCGGGATGAGTGGTAATGTAGAGGCTTTCGACGGAGGCGTCGGGATCCAGAAAGCGGCCATACCCATAGGGGACGGCGTAGGGCTCCAGACCATCGCTTCGCGCCCGGCGCACAAAAGCAGCGATATCCTCCACGTGCCAGCGCACTTCGTCCTCGAAGCACACCACGAAGACCCCGCTGAACCCGAGGTCTCGCAGGAGACGGGTGTCCACCCGTCTGAGGCCCTGCACTCCGCTCGTGACCGCAATGCCGACGTTCATGGGCTGCTCCCGCCATCCGAACAGTCAGTCTGCTCGCAAGATGCCGGCGTCGATTTGCGCATCTGAAGTGCTGCGACGGTGGCGCGTTAGCTGGCCGCGCCCGTCTCCGCTGCCGTGTTGGCCTGCACGGACTGTTCCGCTTCCGACTCATCAGGCGCCCGCAGGACCACCACCACCGTTGTGCCGCACGGGAAACCTGCCCGAGTTACCCACCAGGTCTCCAGGTCATGCAGCCAGATGAGGATTCGGTTCGCCCAGGGCGGCAGGGACATCAGTTGCGTGTGTGGCTTGCCCATGGGCCGCAGACGCAACCGCGACAGAATACGGAATACTACGACAATCGGGAACACAAGGCTCACCGCATAGGTAAGTTTCACCAGATGTGCGCCGTTGGCCTCCACGATTCTGCGAATGTCCGACGCCGAGTACCGACGGAGGTGAGAGATCGCCTCGTCATGTTCGCTCCAAAGCCACTGGTAGGCGGGTACGGTGATGATGATGACGCCGCCAGGGCGAGCCACACGCACCATCTCCGCGAGACCGGCGGCGTCATTCTCCATGTGCTCCAAGAGGTCGCAGCCGAGGACAACGTCCGCGGCGCCGTCCCGGAAGGGCAGGGCTTCAGCAAGGCATCGGGCGAGGTCTTTGTGCCCGCGAGACCGGCAGAAGCCCAGGGCGTCCTCGGAGAGGTCGGCTCCCGCCAGGTCCCCAAGGCCGGCAAGTGCGTCCAGGGTCCCACCGGTGCCGCACCCCACATCGAGAATGCGCCGGGCACCCGGAGCGTACCTATCAACAAGCGCCCGGATGAGCCTTCGTCTGCCCACGAACCACCAGTAGTGGTCCTCTGCTTCGTACATGCGCAGCAGTTCTTCGTACCGCATGGTGGGTCGGAACCAGTCCTTCAGGCACCCTCGCGTGCCCTTGAATCCGAACAGGTATTATCGAACTTTCGTTTGACAGAGTTCAGACCTGTTGCTAATATAAGAACAGACGTGCGACCAATCAGTGAAGACGGGGGTCGAAAGATGGTCGAGAAGCCTCTGTCCAAACGCCGGCGAGACATTCTCGAGTTCATCAGTTCCACCATCAAGGACCGCGGTTACCCGCCGACGGTGCGCGAGATCGGCGACGCAGTAGGGCTCAAGAGCAGCAGCACAGTGCATTTCCACCTGAACGTGCTGCAGAAAATGGGGCTTATCGAGCGCGATGGCTCTCTGACCCGCGCAATCCGGCCCCGCGACGCGGATACAGAGCCATCTACCCGCCCATCCAGGGGCGTCCGGTACGTTCCGCTGGTTGGCAAGGTGGCTGCCGGGCAGCCGATCTTTGCGGCCGAGAACATCGAGGACAGTCTTACGCTTCCTGCCGAGCTGTTCCCGGATGGGGAGCTGTTCATGCTCGAGGTCAAGGGCAGCAGCATGGTCGATGCGGGCATCCTGGACGGCGACCTTCTCGTGGTGCAGCGCCAGGAGACCGCTCAGAACGGCGACATCGTGGTCGCGCTCGTGGAGGACGAGGCCACGGTCAAGCGGTTCTTCCGGCACAATGGTGATATTGAGCTGCGACCCGAGAACAGCCAGATGGAGTCGATCTTCGTCAAACAGGTGGCTATCCTGGGCAGGGTCCGGGGCGTGGTTCGCTCTTTCTGAGCGCCGCACGAGCATTAGCCGTTCTCCACCTCAAGGACGCGGATAACGAGCACGGTGCGGTCGTCGCGCCCGGTGTCGGAACTGAAGCGCCGGGTCGCGTCGATGATGCGTTGTGCAAGGCCGTGTGCGTTCTCGTGCGGGTTGGCGTCAACGACCCGCACGATCCCCTCAATCCCGAACTCCTCTCGGGCCCGGTTGCGGGCCTCCGTAATCCCATCAGTGTAGCAGATCAGCACATCCCCCGGGTGAATGGTGACCACCTGCTGCGTGTACCTCGGTGTCCGTGTGGCGCCGATTACGATTCCACCCGTGGAAAGCTCCTGATAGCGGCCGGGAACGCCCAGGTGCATCAGCAGGGGAGGAAGATGGCCGCAGTTGACGAATGTTAGCTCGTGAGTCGTGCAGTCCAGCATCCCGATGAACAGCGCGGCGTATGATGTCGGCTGCAGCGCATCGTACGCGTCCCGGTTCACCTCGGTGGCGATGTCGGCGGGCGACAGGCCCCGTGTCACGGCCGCGCGCATATGTGAGTGAACCAGAGACAGGTGGACCAGACCGTAGACGCTCTTGCCGGGCATGTCGCCGACACAGACAAGAAGCCGGTTGCCGTCAAGGGGCAGCAGGTCGTACAGGTCTCCCCCCACCGTTCGGGCCGGTTGGAACTGCACGCCGATATCCAGTCCTTGCACCTGTGGGATGCAGTCGGGAAGCATTCGGTCCTGCAAGCGTCGGGCCATGGCCATGTCGTGCTCCAGCTGCCCGGCCCGCATGAACTCGCGGTCACGCGCCATGACGATGTACGACGCTGCGACGGCGACCATCAGCATCGGCACAGTCTGGCCCTCGGTGAGCACCAGCCACAGGAAAGGCGGACCCGCGCCGGGGCCGGCTGTCTGCAGCAGGTCGAGACGGAAGACACCATCGAGGATACTCGACAACAGCGCAACAACCAGTGCGCCAGTGCGGCGGAACCAGATGGCGGCGACCATGATGATCAGATAATACACGGCGGCGATCCATTCGCGCTGCGGAACCGACGGCGGGAAGCTGGCAATGGCAGCGGCGACCAGCAGCATGTCGATGGTCAGAGCTATCGGGCGCCTGAGTGGGAGCGCGAAATCCCACAGGTATGACGCGAACAGTCCGATGCTGAAAATGGAGGCGATGGGCGGCAGCAACGCGACCACCAACTGTGTCACAGTCGGTAGCCCGACGGGTGACTGCCGGAAACTGGGGGTAAGAGCGAAGGCGATGATGAATGCAGTGCGCATCAGGGCAACCGCCACGTCGGACTCGTCCGTCGCGGATCCCGCATCGGGGGTCGTCGTGGTATGACCGGGGCGCAATCTCAACGGCTCTCACCTCCCTTTGCCCGGAGCATCGGATAACGCGGGGACGAGTACTCTATTCACCCCGAACCCGCCGGAGACCTCCGGGGTTCCCGGCGTATCGATTGCTCCAACTCGAGGCGCGACAGGTGATCCGTCGTGGACAAGGAACGCGGATACGAAAGCCTTCGGCAAGACATGGTCGCAACGCAGCTTGAGGCGCGAGGAATCACGGATCGGCGCGTCCTTCAAGCCATGCTCGAAGTCCCGCGACACGAGTTCGTCCCAGCCAACATCCGGGATATTGCATACACGGCCCAGGCCCTGGCTATCGGCCATGGCCAGACCATCTCCCAGCCCTACATGGTTGGGCTGATGTGCCAGTTGCTTGAG
This region of Armatimonadota bacterium genomic DNA includes:
- a CDS encoding class I SAM-dependent methyltransferase; the protein is MRYEELLRMYEAEDHYWWFVGRRRLIRALVDRYAPGARRILDVGCGTGGTLDALAGLGDLAGADLSEDALGFCRSRGHKDLARCLAEALPFRDGAADVVLGCDLLEHMENDAAGLAEMVRVARPGGVIIITVPAYQWLWSEHDEAISHLRRYSASDIRRIVEANGAHLVKLTYAVSLVFPIVVVFRILSRLRLRPMGKPHTQLMSLPPWANRILIWLHDLETWWVTRAGFPCGTTVVVVLRAPDESEAEQSVQANTAAETGAAS
- the lexA gene encoding transcriptional repressor LexA, which encodes MVEKPLSKRRRDILEFISSTIKDRGYPPTVREIGDAVGLKSSSTVHFHLNVLQKMGLIERDGSLTRAIRPRDADTEPSTRPSRGVRYVPLVGKVAAGQPIFAAENIEDSLTLPAELFPDGELFMLEVKGSSMVDAGILDGDLLVVQRQETAQNGDIVVALVEDEATVKRFFRHNGDIELRPENSQMESIFVKQVAILGRVRGVVRSF
- a CDS encoding PP2C family protein-serine/threonine phosphatase, producing MRLRPGHTTTTPDAGSATDESDVAVALMRTAFIIAFALTPSFRQSPVGLPTVTQLVVALLPPIASIFSIGLFASYLWDFALPLRRPIALTIDMLLVAAAIASFPPSVPQREWIAAVYYLIIMVAAIWFRRTGALVVALLSSILDGVFRLDLLQTAGPGAGPPFLWLVLTEGQTVPMLMVAVAASYIVMARDREFMRAGQLEHDMAMARRLQDRMLPDCIPQVQGLDIGVQFQPARTVGGDLYDLLPLDGNRLLVCVGDMPGKSVYGLVHLSLVHSHMRAAVTRGLSPADIATEVNRDAYDALQPTSYAALFIGMLDCTTHELTFVNCGHLPPLLMHLGVPGRYQELSTGGIVIGATRTPRYTQQVVTIHPGDVLICYTDGITEARNRAREEFGIEGIVRVVDANPHENAHGLAQRIIDATRRFSSDTGRDDRTVLVIRVLEVENG